From Nitrososphaerota archaeon:
CACAAAGTCAATAGCAAACAAAACAAACAACTAACCCAATCAGATGCGGGCCCGCGGGGATTCGAACCCCGGATCTCCGGCTAACCCCTCTCTCTTTTGAACCGGAGGCCAGCGCCTTGGTCCACTCTAGGCTGAACTTACTAGGCCACGGGCCCTCAGCCTTTACATGCTCTGAAGGCTCTGTTATAACCTTATCAAAAAGATGATATACCATGATCTTTAACCGTGAGATAGAAGCATTGAACCCGAAGGCTTTCGCTGTCGATGTAGATGGCACGATCACCGAGGATGGTGGTGTTGTCAATCTAGAGGCTGTTTTCGCGCTAAGGTGGATGGAGAAGTTTGGTCTACGCGTAATCTTAACTAGCGGCAGAACCCCGCTCGAGCTCTTCGCCTTAGCAATCTACCTAGGCACCACCAGAGTTATCGTTGGTGAAAACGGTGGTGTAGTAGCAATCTCCCCGACCACGATGGCTCTCTTAGCGGATAGATCCGTCTGCTTAGAAGCCTATGAAATCCTATCTAGAAGCATAGAAGGTGTTAAGATCAAACCCGTCTTCCCAAGGTTCACAGATGTTGTGCTCGAGAGGAGCTTTGACATCGAAGCTGGAAGAAGGGTGATAGAGCAGCATAACCTACCTGTGCAGCTGAACGACTCAAAGTACGCCTACCACATAAACCAAAGGGAGGTAAGCAAGGCGACTGGGTTGATGGTAGCATTAAAGCACCTCACCATAGATCCTGAGGATACCATAGCAATAGGGGACAGCGAAACAGACATACCCATGTTCAAACTCTGCGGCTACAGCATAGCCCTAGCCAACGCACCAACAGAAGCGAAGCTCGCAGCAAAACACGTCACAAAAAGCGAAAACGGCGAAGGGCTGGTAGAAGCCCTCAACCACGTCGCAGAAGAGTTCTTTAAAGTGAAGATAGATAGGTTCAACCAAGATTGAGCTTCCGAGAGTTCAAAGAGCAAGCTAAGAGCACTGTGGAAGAAGCGCTGAAGAAACTAGACTACCCTACAGTAGAATTCAACATCAGCGAACCCCCTGAAGAACAATATGGAGACCTCGCAGCCAACACAGCCTTCACCCTAGCCAAACATCTGAGAAGACCACCCCTAGAGGTGGCCAAGAAGATAGTCTCAGAAATAAAACTCAGCGAAGACAGCCTAATTGAGAGTGTAACAGCAGATCCACCCGGCTACATCAACTTCAAACTAAACTACAACCTCTTAGCTGAAAAGCTTCTCCCAAACCTGAGAAGCAGCGAGCAGGTCAAGCCAATTAATATAGGAAGAGGGATTAAAGTTACGGTCGAACACACGAGCGTCAACCCAAACAAGGCGCTTCACGTAGGGCATCTAAGAAACGTGGCTATAGGCGATGTGATCTACAGGTTGCTCAAACACAGCGGCTACGATGTGAAGGTTCTGAACTACATAGACGATTCTGGCGCCCAAGTAGCTGATGTAATCGTCGGCTTCCTATACTGCAACTTTAAACCAGAAGCACCCCAAGGAGAAAAGTTCGACCACTACTGCGGCGACACCGTCTACGTAAAGGTGAACGAAATGTATGAGCAGAACCCAGCGCTCCTAGAGAAGCAGAAACAAGTTCTAAAAGAGTTAGAGGATCAGAACAGCGAAGTATCACGTCTAGCGAAGAAGATTACCACTAAGATCGTAGAGGAGCAGCTGAAGACCTGCTGGAGGTTCGGAGCAAGATACGACTGCCTCAACTTCGAATCACACATAATCCACTCCAGACTCTGGGAAAGGTTATTCGAGGAGTTAAAGAGGAGAGGCATAGTCAAGTTCGTTAAGGAGGGTAGGCTCAAAGGGTGTTGGATAGTCGAAGTAGAGGGCGAGGAGGAAGGTGAGGAGAAGGTTCTGGTTAGGGCTGATGGCACAGCAACCTACGTAGCCAAGGACATACCGTATGCAGCCTGGAAGCTCGGCTTAGTCGACGACCCCTTCCTCTATATAGAGTATGTGAAGCAGCCTGATGGAACAACCCTCTGGGCGACAGACTTGGCTCAAGGCTGTGTGAAACAGGACTTCTATGGTGCGGAGAAGAGCATCGTGGTTATAGATGTGAGGCAGAGTAGGCTTCAGAGAATCATCAAATCTATACTTAAGCAGATCGCAGGCGAAACTGTGGAGGAGCGTTACGTGCACCTAGGGTATGCAGTTGTCTCACTCTCACCACAGACAGCAAAAGAGATGGGTTTCACAGAGGAAGAGCGCCTCCTCCACATGTCTGGCAGAAAAGGGATCTACTTGAACGCTGATGATGTATTAGATACTCTCAAGAAGAAGGCGTTAGAAGAGACGATAAAGCGAAACCCTGGGGAGAATTTGAAGTGGTGTGAGAGGGTTTCGGAAAGTATAGCCGTAGCAGCCCTCAGATTCGACCTACTCAAACAAGATCTGGATAAGATAGTCGTCTTCGACCTGAACAAAGCGCTGAGGCTTGAAGGAGATACAGGACCCTACATACTCTACTCCTACGTCAGAGCCAGCCGGATACTTGAGAAGGCTTCTGCAGAGGGCCTAACCCCCTCAACCTCCAAGCCAACTATCACACAGCCATCGGAGAAGAAGCTGCTCAAAGAACTCTCGAAGTTCGACCTAGTAGTTGAAGAGGCTGTAAAGACCCTTTCACCCAAGACACTAGCTAAGTACGCAATAGAGCTAGCAACACTATTCAACAACTTCTATGAGAGCGCACCTGTTTTGAGCTGCTCTGACGAGGAGGTTAGAGCTAGTAGGCTTATGCTGGTAACAGCGTTTAAAGCGGTTTTAGGTAAGACGATGGATCTGCTGGGTCTACCTGTGGTTGAGCGGATGTAGTGTAGCGCTACCTGTGCCTCGCTTTTATGAAGCCTCTGATCTTCTCAAAAGCCTCCTCTAACACCTCTAGAGGTGGTAGAAAGACCATTCGGAAGTGGTCTGAGCCATACTCTTCG
This genomic window contains:
- a CDS encoding phosphoglycolate phosphatase, producing the protein MEALNPKAFAVDVDGTITEDGGVVNLEAVFALRWMEKFGLRVILTSGRTPLELFALAIYLGTTRVIVGENGGVVAISPTTMALLADRSVCLEAYEILSRSIEGVKIKPVFPRFTDVVLERSFDIEAGRRVIEQHNLPVQLNDSKYAYHINQREVSKATGLMVALKHLTIDPEDTIAIGDSETDIPMFKLCGYSIALANAPTEAKLAAKHVTKSENGEGLVEALNHVAEEFFKVKIDRFNQD
- a CDS encoding arginine--tRNA ligase, with translation MSFREFKEQAKSTVEEALKKLDYPTVEFNISEPPEEQYGDLAANTAFTLAKHLRRPPLEVAKKIVSEIKLSEDSLIESVTADPPGYINFKLNYNLLAEKLLPNLRSSEQVKPINIGRGIKVTVEHTSVNPNKALHVGHLRNVAIGDVIYRLLKHSGYDVKVLNYIDDSGAQVADVIVGFLYCNFKPEAPQGEKFDHYCGDTVYVKVNEMYEQNPALLEKQKQVLKELEDQNSEVSRLAKKITTKIVEEQLKTCWRFGARYDCLNFESHIIHSRLWERLFEELKRRGIVKFVKEGRLKGCWIVEVEGEEEGEEKVLVRADGTATYVAKDIPYAAWKLGLVDDPFLYIEYVKQPDGTTLWATDLAQGCVKQDFYGAEKSIVVIDVRQSRLQRIIKSILKQIAGETVEERYVHLGYAVVSLSPQTAKEMGFTEEERLLHMSGRKGIYLNADDVLDTLKKKALEETIKRNPGENLKWCERVSESIAVAALRFDLLKQDLDKIVVFDLNKALRLEGDTGPYILYSYVRASRILEKASAEGLTPSTSKPTITQPSEKKLLKELSKFDLVVEEAVKTLSPKTLAKYAIELATLFNNFYESAPVLSCSDEEVRASRLMLVTAFKAVLGKTMDLLGLPVVERM